One genomic region from Culicoidibacter larvae encodes:
- a CDS encoding M23 family metallopeptidase, which produces MDIYSAAHKMVVTVTCLYDNRTWGNGVRDWVGEYGYSNTAIPNPYQGHKGIDLVGSPRGCKIYAPISGYAQVVRNVDNRGNCVIITSGNVQYRLMHMASLLINDGNIKAGDAIGTQGNTGLSYGEHLHVDISVDGKYVDPYNFIQESQNDSNLQGDDDFMVIAPKLLKREAWGRSMPEWGNGALIGFNVNKPADADRWKDPFIVHIRPQDQLGGWVDTIVQEQGDFYRCEVVTCDWQGNKKERRLVWIEKAAFE; this is translated from the coding sequence ATGGATATATACAGCGCAGCGCATAAAATGGTTGTTACCGTAACGTGTCTGTATGATAACCGCACGTGGGGCAATGGTGTTCGTGATTGGGTAGGTGAATATGGTTATTCAAATACCGCAATTCCAAACCCATACCAGGGACACAAAGGTATTGACTTAGTCGGTTCACCGCGTGGTTGCAAAATATACGCCCCAATAAGCGGCTACGCACAAGTAGTACGCAATGTAGACAACAGAGGGAATTGCGTTATTATTACAAGCGGGAATGTACAGTATCGATTAATGCACATGGCTAGTTTATTGATTAATGATGGGAACATCAAAGCCGGTGATGCAATCGGCACACAGGGAAATACCGGGTTATCATACGGCGAACATTTGCACGTTGATATTAGCGTTGATGGTAAGTATGTCGACCCATACAATTTTATTCAGGAATCACAAAACGATTCAAATTTACAAGGAGATGATGATTTCATGGTTATTGCACCAAAATTATTAAAACGTGAAGCGTGGGGGCGTAGTATGCCTGAATGGGGTAACGGAGCATTGATTGGCTTTAATGTAAACAAGCCTGCTGATGCCGACCGTTGGAAAGACCCATTCATTGTACACATTCGCCCACAAGACCAATTAGGCGGATGGGTAGATACAATTGTTCAGGAACAAGGCGATTTCTATCGTTGCGAAGTGGTTACATGTGATTGGCAAGGAAACAAAAAAGAGCGTCGGTTAGTCTGGATTGAAAAAGCTGCATTTGAATAA
- a CDS encoding Abi family protein encodes MDSAEKIIIDLKQQGLQFSDDKYAETYLIYNTTFQILKRNRVCFENMIRYNLKNNNCKYGNIYFDDLVTAAAINHRFLLLYGRLLNGFEHDLKVYMNELYFNTAESNRIIINSLTASSIIRNEISRIMSNNPNIKGSKRIKFKVGAVTFDYGKFNQLQGIDKFYDLFSFATLSELIDFFIRHFYHLQKDILIFSSTNADGSSIKSHNNIIKEISNVRNLYAHNNVVFSCIPVDTLNHVPEFVNYLMSLFPISYTRNDLINLLEENKYLLRIFVVVVSTINLLCRDDALSKRKDITIKECRIYIKDILQKINNLNYYDSWVINFKIGIEVIDGILQESY; translated from the coding sequence ATGGATAGTGCAGAGAAAATAATTATCGACTTAAAACAGCAAGGGTTGCAATTTAGTGATGATAAATATGCAGAAACATATTTAATTTATAATACAACTTTCCAGATTTTAAAAAGAAACAGGGTATGTTTTGAAAATATGATCAGGTATAACCTTAAAAACAACAATTGTAAGTATGGAAATATATATTTTGATGATTTGGTAACTGCTGCAGCAATTAATCACAGATTTTTATTGTTATATGGGAGACTATTAAATGGCTTTGAACATGACTTAAAAGTATACATGAATGAACTCTATTTCAATACCGCCGAATCTAACAGAATTATAATAAATAGTTTAACTGCAAGTAGTATAATTAGAAATGAAATAAGTAGGATTATGTCAAACAACCCAAATATAAAAGGTAGTAAAAGGATTAAATTTAAAGTTGGTGCTGTTACATTTGATTATGGAAAATTCAATCAATTACAAGGTATAGATAAATTCTATGATTTATTTTCATTTGCAACTCTTAGTGAATTAATTGATTTTTTCATTAGACATTTTTATCATCTTCAGAAAGATATTTTAATTTTTAGTTCAACAAATGCAGATGGTTCATCAATTAAGAGTCATAATAATATTATAAAAGAAATATCAAATGTAAGGAATTTATATGCACATAATAATGTTGTCTTTAGTTGCATTCCGGTTGATACTTTAAATCATGTGCCAGAATTTGTGAATTATTTAATGAGTTTATTTCCTATTAGCTATACTAGGAATGATTTGATAAACTTACTTGAGGAAAATAAATACTTATTAAGAATTTTCGTTGTGGTAGTTTCGACAATAAATTTGCTGTGTAGAGATGATGCATTATCCAAACGTAAAGACATTACAATTAAAGAATGCAGAATTTATATAAAGGATATATTACAAAAAATAAATAATTTAAATTACTACGATTCATGGGTAATCAATTTTAAAATAGGTATAGAAGTGATAGATGGAATTTTACAAGAAAGTTATTGA
- a CDS encoding phage tail protein → MGENNNFRLTAIKIGSADDERVIWDSQFQRDNYTIISGSFAGNRNDVDVLEFEILREHPLYDWLEPMSTLVYLWKSDRWEFTGRILKTIDVFDDGLLKKKIICESAEAFLNDCLLMTNGNAFGITPNDVIKNFTNRVYNAGQPKEKQIQFISVTDPYFDTTKFKINDDFGKSGVEALNVFFDSIGATFNIRRYDPEIDGGDTLPSWALIMNVYSKDHDVFRVNQPVKLGYNIRSYELTEDATNLATEVYATGRDDLSNGSVNDAVSIAKYGKIIVQPKNNEIVDKAALTSWAKEYLNQYKTPIYSLSFSTYDLSYVDNVDAFKVGNIIRVFEPVQGIDVEMYIESLKYDLLSPYDVQIDASNKSANFARLLVRSVL, encoded by the coding sequence ATGGGCGAAAATAATAACTTTCGATTAACCGCAATTAAGATTGGTTCTGCTGATGATGAGCGTGTTATTTGGGATAGTCAATTTCAGCGGGATAATTACACAATTATCAGCGGGAGTTTTGCCGGCAATCGTAACGATGTTGACGTACTAGAGTTTGAAATACTACGAGAACACCCATTGTATGATTGGTTAGAACCAATGAGTACACTTGTATACTTGTGGAAGTCAGACCGCTGGGAGTTTACAGGACGAATTCTAAAAACAATTGATGTATTTGATGATGGATTGTTGAAGAAAAAAATAATATGCGAAAGTGCCGAAGCGTTTTTAAATGATTGCTTATTAATGACAAATGGCAATGCCTTTGGTATTACGCCGAACGATGTTATCAAGAACTTTACTAACCGTGTCTATAATGCCGGACAGCCAAAGGAAAAGCAAATCCAATTTATTTCTGTAACTGATCCGTACTTTGATACAACAAAGTTTAAGATTAATGATGATTTCGGAAAAAGTGGTGTTGAAGCTTTGAACGTATTTTTCGATTCAATTGGAGCAACATTTAACATTAGACGCTATGACCCAGAAATCGATGGCGGAGATACATTGCCAAGCTGGGCGTTGATTATGAATGTATATTCTAAAGACCATGACGTATTCCGAGTAAATCAACCAGTTAAACTTGGATACAATATTCGGTCTTATGAATTAACTGAAGATGCTACCAATTTAGCTACGGAAGTATATGCGACCGGTCGAGATGATTTAAGTAATGGTTCGGTCAATGATGCTGTTTCGATTGCTAAGTATGGGAAAATCATTGTTCAACCAAAGAATAATGAAATCGTAGATAAAGCAGCTCTGACTTCATGGGCTAAAGAATATTTGAATCAATACAAAACACCAATATATTCACTTAGCTTTTCTACTTATGATTTATCATACGTTGATAATGTCGATGCGTTCAAGGTTGGTAATATTATCAGGGTATTTGAACCAGTGCAAGGAATTGATGTTGAGATGTATATTGAATCATTGAAATATGATTTATTAAGTCCATATGACGTTCAAATTGATGCAAGTAACAAGAGTGCTAACTTTGCTCGTTTACTTGTAAGGAGTGTGCTGTGA
- a CDS encoding M23 family metallopeptidase, which translates to MEYMIYLDGALLFDSKNGNSYLISATGNNIMNDFSTFEFTLLFGCDVSIETGATLVEVFKDSKKVFAGVPVVKKSNMDNQGLFTEAYTCKSLISQLNNVILNTDKTYNQKSKAVIDDILNQYNSKATMYKVNGRNISVNKDLIYELKTPITVYEALMEIVDIVGGYIVVDNVGKALNISHLPIVNGGELLGDINNTLMVEQTLDGTLFKNGIMAVSEWEEEVPIYGWIDNGNAIPNNLVYDNYKGLSSIVGANHADLVQVNTHFDNRYWGNGFKDWVGIFGYGGGYPQPYYQHNGIDIQASVGTPLYSPPFWTKVIDVNWSNASDDRGLYVFLEVVDYGTQRVKQYGQFYYLHMSSIEPSVGQLLAPNTWIGRTGNTGLSSGPHLHFGVSFNYYGSQGGGLAAGANLRDPYQYIFNIGENSFDPSTKGLEGWNTFIVAKEWGIIGYKMEPRQIVKKIVDADSYKKFGGVYAVIRNNDLRTQADVDALAQQSLNIYLQIGLNRSVELDLAYISADIIGQGVTIGNVPFMNGEDTHIVGYNYDVLNPQNDKLIVDNEPLSFIKMIGGGNFA; encoded by the coding sequence ATGGAATATATGATATATCTAGATGGCGCATTATTATTTGATTCTAAAAATGGTAATAGCTATCTGATATCAGCAACCGGAAACAATATCATGAATGACTTTTCTACTTTTGAATTTACTCTATTATTCGGTTGTGATGTTTCAATAGAAACGGGTGCAACGCTTGTTGAAGTGTTTAAGGATAGCAAGAAAGTATTTGCTGGTGTTCCTGTTGTAAAGAAGTCAAACATGGATAATCAAGGGTTATTTACTGAAGCGTACACGTGTAAGTCACTGATTAGTCAGTTAAATAATGTCATTCTAAATACTGACAAAACGTACAATCAGAAATCAAAAGCTGTTATTGATGATATTTTGAATCAGTATAATTCTAAAGCTACTATGTACAAAGTTAATGGCAGAAATATTAGCGTTAATAAAGACTTGATTTATGAATTGAAAACGCCCATAACCGTGTATGAAGCATTGATGGAGATAGTAGATATTGTGGGTGGTTATATTGTCGTAGATAACGTTGGTAAAGCTCTTAATATATCCCATTTACCAATTGTTAATGGCGGTGAGCTTCTAGGTGATATTAATAATACGCTTATGGTTGAACAGACGCTTGATGGAACATTATTTAAAAACGGAATAATGGCGGTGAGTGAATGGGAAGAAGAAGTACCTATTTATGGTTGGATTGACAACGGAAATGCTATTCCTAATAACCTTGTTTATGATAATTACAAGGGGCTAAGTTCAATAGTTGGTGCTAACCACGCTGATTTAGTGCAAGTAAACACTCATTTCGATAATCGCTATTGGGGAAATGGATTTAAAGATTGGGTTGGGATATTTGGCTATGGTGGCGGTTATCCACAGCCCTATTATCAACACAATGGTATCGATATCCAGGCATCTGTTGGAACACCGTTATATTCTCCACCGTTTTGGACAAAAGTAATTGATGTTAACTGGTCTAATGCAAGTGATGATCGAGGCTTATATGTGTTTTTAGAAGTTGTAGATTATGGTACACAGAGAGTTAAGCAATATGGACAGTTTTATTATTTGCATATGTCATCAATAGAGCCGTCAGTTGGACAACTTTTAGCGCCAAATACATGGATTGGAAGAACTGGAAATACAGGATTGTCGAGTGGACCGCATTTACATTTCGGAGTAAGTTTCAATTACTATGGTTCTCAAGGCGGGGGACTTGCCGCTGGGGCTAATTTGCGCGACCCATATCAATATATCTTTAACATTGGTGAAAACAGCTTCGACCCATCAACTAAAGGTTTAGAAGGATGGAACACATTTATTGTTGCAAAAGAATGGGGAATAATCGGATACAAAATGGAGCCAAGGCAAATTGTTAAAAAAATTGTTGATGCTGATAGTTACAAGAAATTCGGGGGAGTATATGCTGTTATTAGAAATAATGATTTGCGAACACAAGCAGATGTCGATGCATTAGCTCAACAGTCGCTAAATATTTATTTACAAATTGGTTTGAATAGGAGTGTCGAGTTGGATTTGGCTTATATTAGTGCTGATATTATCGGTCAAGGAGTTACTATTGGCAATGTGCCATTCATGAATGGAGAAGATACTCATATAGTTGGGTATAACTACGATGTACTCAATCCCCAAAATGATAAACTCATAGTTGATAATGAGCCATTAAGTTTTATAAAGATGATTGGAGGCGGTAATTTTGCGTAA
- a CDS encoding phage holin family protein, whose product MDSMNILGVTVSLPVIAISLVLGQVVKGVNIKNQFVPIIVTVAGIGVSLAFNGLTVEAAITGVVSAGLAVYGYDLFKQTVNGASLKIDTDKPIVVDAAQVAETLTQPSETVQEPVIVQSEQTSLETPKNDDSGQYKKPDILEG is encoded by the coding sequence ATGGATTCTATGAATATATTAGGAGTAACGGTATCATTACCGGTTATCGCAATTAGTTTAGTTTTAGGTCAAGTTGTTAAAGGAGTGAATATTAAAAACCAGTTTGTGCCGATTATTGTAACGGTCGCAGGTATTGGCGTCTCTCTAGCCTTTAATGGATTAACAGTTGAAGCAGCTATTACAGGTGTTGTATCTGCCGGGTTAGCGGTATATGGTTACGATTTATTCAAACAGACGGTTAATGGAGCATCATTGAAAATCGATACTGATAAACCGATTGTTGTAGATGCTGCACAGGTAGCAGAGACTCTAACACAACCAAGCGAAACGGTTCAAGAACCTGTAATTGTACAGTCGGAACAAACATCGCTAGAAACGCCTAAAAACGATGATTCAGGGCAATATAAAAAACCCGATATATTGGAGGGGTAA
- a CDS encoding Panacea domain-containing protein codes for MNEITIFSVAEWFLNKEPMTHKKLQKLCWYAYSWFIYIENDSPEDLTNKLFDCKFQAWVHGPVSTELYDIYKGSGMTLLETSKSPKFNAEVEKFLNDIFDNYGEFDGGELESITHQELPWKNARGDLKPYEASQNVISDKDIFKEYAER; via the coding sequence ATGAATGAGATCACAATTTTTAGTGTTGCTGAATGGTTTTTAAACAAAGAGCCTATGACACATAAAAAATTACAAAAACTATGCTGGTATGCATACAGTTGGTTTATCTACATTGAAAATGATTCTCCTGAGGATTTAACTAACAAATTATTTGATTGTAAATTTCAAGCTTGGGTACACGGTCCGGTTTCAACTGAATTGTATGATATATATAAAGGAAGCGGTATGACGCTCCTAGAGACAAGTAAGTCTCCAAAGTTTAATGCTGAAGTAGAAAAATTTTTAAACGATATTTTTGATAATTATGGAGAATTTGACGGCGGAGAATTAGAAAGCATTACTCACCAAGAGTTGCCGTGGAAAAATGCCAGAGGTGATTTGAAACCATACGAAGCTAGTCAAAATGTTATTTCCGACAAAGATATCTTTAAAGAATATGCGGAAAGATAG